In Bradyrhizobium sp. 1(2017), one DNA window encodes the following:
- a CDS encoding recombinase family protein: MATIFYARVSTTDQTVEHQRTGAEAAGFKIDRVIADHGVSGISTRLAERPEGKRLFDILRSGDILVVRWIDRLGRNYGDVCDTIREFMRRGVVIRTVINGLTFDGATKDPMQQAVRDALIAFMAATAQANAEAIKEAQRGGIALAKATAGEMKYRGRKPTFDKEQLEVVRNMLGQSAGVGQIAAATGLSRQTVYRIKDDPAGAEAALRSWAA; this comes from the coding sequence ATGGCCACGATCTTCTACGCGCGAGTATCCACCACCGACCAAACCGTCGAGCATCAGCGGACAGGGGCGGAGGCCGCAGGCTTCAAGATCGACCGCGTCATCGCGGACCATGGCGTGTCGGGCATCAGCACCCGCCTTGCCGAACGTCCCGAGGGTAAGCGGCTCTTCGACATTCTCCGCAGCGGCGACATCCTCGTGGTTCGCTGGATCGACCGCCTCGGGCGCAACTACGGTGACGTGTGCGACACCATCAGGGAGTTCATGCGGCGCGGTGTCGTCATCCGCACGGTGATCAACGGCCTCACCTTCGACGGCGCAACAAAGGACCCCATGCAGCAGGCCGTCAGAGACGCGCTCATTGCCTTCATGGCCGCCACCGCACAGGCCAATGCCGAGGCCATCAAGGAAGCACAGCGCGGCGGCATCGCACTCGCCAAGGCGACGGCGGGCGAGATGAAGTATCGGGGGCGGAAGCCGACGTTCGACAAGGAACAGCTCGAAGTGGTCCGCAACATGTTGGGGCAGTCGGCGGGCGTCGGGCAGATCGCAGCGGCAACGGGACTGAGCCGACAGACAGTCTATCGCATCAAGGACGATCCGGCGGGAGCCGAAGCGGCGTTGAGGAGCTGGGCTGCTTAG
- a CDS encoding DUF5343 domain-containing protein, translating to MNGFISNPEPVMPVTADKSAPYAPAATIIDIVKRYRDRGLPVPLNGEALGRIGVPDSLISRVLYALTTLDLIDADGAPTPTLEGLRLAAEAEFRTRQEEWLRSAYADIFSIVDPTRDDETRIRDAFRNYQPVGQQSRMVTLFVGLCANAGMMPEKAGSVRPSSGARSSSGARSPTVGRAPRAVSPPPRSVGKAATKNPAKGPGELPPALAGLLESLPDAAEGWTKDERARFMTTFEAVLDFCIPVVGSKARNSEADAEV from the coding sequence TTGAATGGCTTCATCTCGAACCCGGAGCCTGTAATGCCGGTCACGGCAGACAAATCGGCGCCTTACGCGCCAGCGGCGACGATCATCGATATCGTGAAGCGGTATCGTGACCGCGGTTTGCCTGTGCCTCTGAACGGCGAGGCTCTGGGCCGCATTGGCGTACCAGACAGCCTTATCTCTCGCGTACTCTATGCTTTGACTACGCTGGACCTCATCGACGCAGACGGTGCACCGACGCCCACGCTGGAGGGGCTTCGTCTTGCAGCCGAAGCCGAGTTCAGGACACGCCAAGAAGAATGGCTGAGGTCGGCTTACGCTGACATCTTCTCCATCGTCGATCCAACTCGGGACGACGAGACGCGCATCCGTGACGCCTTCCGCAACTATCAGCCTGTTGGTCAACAATCGCGAATGGTCACGCTCTTCGTGGGCCTGTGCGCGAACGCCGGAATGATGCCAGAGAAGGCGGGAAGCGTCCGGCCATCAAGTGGTGCGCGTTCGTCAAGCGGCGCTCGTTCGCCCACTGTTGGTCGCGCCCCGCGTGCTGTCTCGCCCCCGCCCCGAAGCGTTGGAAAGGCCGCCACGAAAAATCCAGCGAAAGGCCCAGGCGAGTTGCCTCCGGCGCTTGCTGGGTTGCTTGAGAGTTTGCCGGATGCTGCCGAAGGGTGGACCAAGGACGAGAGGGCAAGGTTCATGACGACCTTCGAGGCCGTCTTGGACTTCTGCATACCAGTGGTCGGTAGCAAAGCCAGAAACAGCGAGGCCGACGCCGAAGTGTGA
- a CDS encoding DUF6538 domain-containing protein: protein MLLRMASPIRRDGSSVHYLRKRVPADLTDKAVGVVLRVPVGDETAEVQVGRSGTIKVSLRTHDPREAKVRQAKALAYLDDVWRSMREAPRRLTHREVIALAGEAYRHSKKTWESDPGRATLWNMLHQAALKWDPATAQREMAPYVAELLQRKALRIDDDSSARLAAALHEAFKDATALLERWGRGDYGPDLVEARFPEWKPIAPLRDVPLTVGIIALWTDWAKEARLANRTEKTIEEYGSLLRRFVDFLGHDDAASLTPEDFIRWKDRRLADGLSLKTVKDTDMSVFKSVFGWATENRRLTENPVPKLKLKLGKTIQERPKGFVLREALAILKASSSYVAAPRELPQTAMAKRWVPWLCAYTGSRVGEMVQLRREDVEQRGPYVVVTITPEAGPVKNKQTRRVVLHEHLVECGFLEIVKAAPEGYLFVAASDREKARGRIRAVKNRLCEFARSIVADERVSPNHGWRHRFQTVGGEVDASERVVNAICGHGRRDVSDDYGDRTFKAMATALAKYPRYDITQRVTEADDLAA from the coding sequence ATGCTTCTGCGAATGGCCTCTCCTATCCGCCGCGACGGCTCCTCCGTTCATTACCTTAGAAAGCGCGTTCCTGCTGACCTGACCGACAAGGCGGTGGGCGTGGTGCTGCGTGTGCCCGTGGGGGATGAGACTGCGGAAGTGCAGGTTGGCCGCAGCGGCACAATCAAGGTGTCGCTGCGCACCCACGATCCTCGGGAAGCCAAAGTACGGCAGGCCAAGGCGCTCGCCTACCTTGATGATGTTTGGCGTTCGATGCGCGAGGCCCCTCGTCGCCTCACTCATCGGGAGGTCATTGCGCTCGCGGGCGAAGCCTACCGTCATTCCAAGAAGACCTGGGAGAGCGATCCCGGCCGGGCAACGCTTTGGAACATGCTCCACCAAGCCGCGCTCAAGTGGGACCCTGCGACGGCGCAACGTGAGATGGCTCCCTACGTTGCTGAGCTGCTCCAACGTAAGGCGCTGCGGATCGATGACGACAGTTCAGCCCGTTTGGCTGCTGCCCTGCATGAAGCGTTCAAGGACGCTACGGCGCTCTTGGAGCGCTGGGGCAGAGGGGACTATGGGCCGGACCTCGTCGAAGCGCGGTTTCCTGAATGGAAGCCAATCGCACCTCTTCGTGACGTTCCGCTGACTGTCGGCATCATCGCTCTCTGGACAGACTGGGCCAAGGAAGCGCGACTAGCCAACCGCACCGAGAAAACAATCGAGGAATACGGTTCGCTCCTGCGGCGATTCGTAGACTTCTTGGGCCACGACGATGCCGCTTCGCTTACACCTGAGGACTTCATCCGATGGAAGGACCGACGCCTTGCGGACGGCCTTTCGCTGAAGACAGTCAAGGACACGGATATGTCGGTCTTCAAGTCGGTATTCGGCTGGGCGACAGAGAATCGTCGTTTGACTGAAAACCCTGTGCCGAAGCTGAAGTTGAAGCTGGGTAAGACGATTCAAGAACGGCCCAAGGGTTTCGTCTTGCGCGAGGCGCTTGCGATCCTGAAGGCATCCAGTTCCTACGTTGCCGCTCCTCGCGAGCTGCCTCAAACTGCAATGGCAAAGCGGTGGGTACCCTGGCTGTGTGCGTACACTGGTTCCCGGGTGGGCGAGATGGTTCAGCTTCGACGAGAGGATGTCGAGCAGCGAGGGCCCTACGTCGTCGTAACCATCACCCCCGAGGCTGGCCCGGTGAAAAATAAACAAACCCGGCGTGTGGTTCTGCACGAACATCTAGTCGAGTGTGGCTTCTTGGAGATCGTGAAGGCTGCACCAGAGGGCTATCTGTTTGTGGCTGCGAGTGACCGAGAGAAGGCTCGTGGTCGCATTCGTGCTGTGAAAAACAGACTGTGCGAGTTTGCGCGGAGCATCGTTGCGGACGAAAGGGTCAGTCCGAATCACGGCTGGCGTCATCGCTTCCAGACGGTTGGCGGCGAGGTTGATGCGAGCGAGCGGGTCGTCAATGCGATCTGCGGACACGGACGGCGGGATGTTTCCGACGACTACGGTGACCGGACGTTCAAGGCGATGGCTACGGCGCTCGCGAAGTATCCGCGATATGACATCACGCAGCGGGTCACAGAAGCCGATGACCTTGCCGCCTGA
- a CDS encoding complex I NDUFA9 subunit family protein — translation MASNLDTLVTVFGGSGFLGRNVVRALCKRDYRVRVAVRRPELAGFLQPSGKVGQVHTVQANLRYPASVEAALRDSHVVINLVGVLTEGGAQTFDAVQARGAETVARAAAAAGAQLIHVSAIGADAESPSRYAKAKAAGEAAVLAAVPSATIFRPSVMFGPEDQFTNRFAALARMLPVLPLVGGDTRMQPVYVGDVATAIADAVDGKAVAGATYELGGPEVLTMREIIEAILTITGRKPALIPLPFGLARFEASFLQFAPGAFKLTPDQVTLLERDNVVSDAAKAASLTLEGLGITPDSLEAIAPQYLWRFRAAGQFQRMSV, via the coding sequence ATGGCATCGAATCTGGACACGCTCGTCACGGTTTTCGGCGGATCGGGATTTTTGGGCCGGAATGTCGTCCGCGCCCTGTGCAAGCGCGATTACCGGGTCCGGGTCGCGGTGCGGCGGCCGGAACTGGCTGGGTTTCTCCAGCCCTCCGGCAAGGTCGGGCAGGTCCACACCGTGCAGGCCAATTTGCGCTATCCGGCCTCGGTCGAGGCGGCGCTGCGTGATTCGCATGTCGTCATCAACCTCGTTGGCGTCCTCACCGAGGGCGGCGCGCAGACCTTCGACGCCGTCCAGGCGAGGGGTGCCGAAACCGTGGCCAGGGCGGCGGCCGCGGCCGGCGCCCAATTGATTCATGTCTCCGCGATCGGCGCCGACGCCGAATCGCCCTCGCGCTATGCCAAGGCCAAGGCGGCCGGCGAAGCCGCGGTCCTGGCCGCGGTGCCGTCGGCGACGATCTTCCGCCCGTCCGTGATGTTCGGGCCCGAGGACCAGTTCACCAACCGCTTTGCCGCGCTGGCCCGGATGTTGCCGGTGCTGCCGCTGGTCGGCGGCGATACCAGGATGCAGCCGGTCTATGTCGGCGACGTCGCCACCGCCATCGCCGATGCCGTCGACGGCAAGGCCGTTGCGGGCGCGACCTACGAGCTCGGCGGGCCGGAGGTGCTGACCATGCGCGAGATCATCGAGGCCATCCTCACCATCACCGGCCGCAAGCCGGCGCTGATCCCGCTGCCGTTCGGCCTCGCCCGCTTCGAGGCCTCTTTCCTGCAATTCGCGCCGGGCGCGTTCAAGCTGACGCCGGACCAGGTCACGTTGCTCGAACGCGACAATGTCGTGTCGGATGCGGCGAAGGCGGCGAGCCTGACCCTGGAAGGGCTCGGCATCACCCCGGACTCGCTGGAAGCGATCGCTCCGCAATATCTCTGGCGCTTCCGCGCGGCCGGTCAGTTCCAGCGCATGAGCGTGTGA
- a CDS encoding SDR family oxidoreductase, translating into MTSRKSAIVLGGSSDIGRATARAFAKAGYDVVLAGRDVAALEPDAADLRARYNVEVGLRKFDVLDTASFEGFVGGLPALPDAVISIVGLLGVQQNAESDLAHATTIMRSNYEGPSLILGLFAEKFLARGHGTLVGVSSVAGDRGRASNYVYGSAKAGFSAFLSGLRARASRGGVHVVTVKPGFVRTKMTEGMKLIGPLTVEAPVVGDAILQAVEKKTDVVYVSGKWRLVMLIIKTLPEAMFKKLKF; encoded by the coding sequence GTGACGTCACGCAAGTCCGCAATTGTGCTGGGTGGCTCCTCCGACATCGGCCGCGCCACGGCGCGCGCCTTCGCCAAAGCCGGATACGATGTCGTTCTTGCCGGGCGCGATGTCGCCGCGCTGGAGCCTGACGCCGCCGATCTACGCGCGCGCTACAATGTCGAGGTTGGCCTTCGCAAATTCGATGTGCTCGACACCGCCTCGTTCGAGGGCTTCGTCGGCGGCCTCCCGGCGCTGCCCGACGCCGTCATCTCGATCGTCGGTCTTTTGGGCGTGCAGCAAAATGCCGAGAGCGATCTCGCCCATGCCACCACGATCATGCGCTCCAACTACGAGGGGCCGTCGCTGATCCTCGGCCTGTTCGCGGAGAAATTCTTGGCGCGCGGCCATGGCACGCTCGTGGGCGTGTCCTCCGTCGCCGGCGATCGCGGCCGCGCCTCGAACTATGTCTATGGTTCGGCCAAGGCCGGGTTCTCCGCCTTCCTGTCGGGCCTGCGCGCCCGTGCCAGCCGCGGCGGCGTCCACGTAGTCACCGTCAAGCCCGGCTTCGTCCGCACCAAAATGACGGAAGGCATGAAGCTGATCGGCCCGCTCACGGTGGAGGCGCCTGTCGTCGGCGATGCGATCCTGCAGGCCGTCGAGAAGAAGACCGACGTCGTCTATGTCAGCGGCAAATGGCGGCTCGTGATGCTGATCATCAAGACGCTGCCGGAAGCAATGTTCAAGAAACTGAAGTTTTGA
- a CDS encoding FAD-binding oxidoreductase, whose product MTLVSGWGRFPVVDSDVLRPRSFAGVGDAIAAGTIARGNGRAYGDAAIGAVRTVAMTGFDRVRSFDPATGRIRLEAGTLLSDLIETFGPRGFLPFVVPGTRFVSIGGAIAADVHGKNHHCEGGFGRYVDSILLRTGQGEVIEASREQNPDAFFATIGGMGLTGVILEATMRLRTVETGWIRERVISASDLDAAMRALDAGDSATYSVAWIDCVARGRDLGRSLIYLGEHAGKDELTDGAASFPVGKDPGLGVPVDLPAMTLNRHSIRAFNELYYRMGARRAGGSRVVSLYPYFFPLDSLRDWNRIYGRRGFLQHQCVIPEAGARAVLADILGRVARRGDASFLAVLKKLGHGDGILSFPLPGYTLALDFPVRGDILNFLDEIDRLVVAASGRLYLAKDARQSRATFAVGYPALSRFNAIRKSLDPAGNIRSKLSQRLFDEV is encoded by the coding sequence ATGACCCTCGTCAGCGGCTGGGGGCGCTTCCCGGTCGTCGATAGCGATGTGCTGCGTCCACGCTCGTTCGCGGGGGTCGGCGATGCCATCGCAGCTGGCACGATCGCGCGCGGCAACGGCCGCGCCTATGGCGATGCCGCGATCGGCGCCGTCAGGACCGTGGCGATGACAGGCTTCGACCGGGTCAGGTCGTTCGATCCGGCGACCGGGCGCATCCGCCTCGAGGCCGGCACGCTGCTCTCGGACCTGATCGAGACATTCGGCCCGCGCGGCTTCCTGCCCTTCGTCGTGCCCGGCACGCGCTTCGTGTCGATCGGCGGCGCCATCGCGGCCGACGTGCACGGCAAGAACCATCATTGCGAGGGCGGCTTCGGCCGTTATGTCGACAGCATCCTGCTGCGCACCGGGCAGGGCGAGGTGATCGAAGCCTCGCGCGAGCAGAACCCCGATGCGTTCTTTGCCACCATCGGCGGCATGGGGCTGACCGGGGTCATCCTGGAAGCAACGATGCGGTTGCGTACCGTTGAAACGGGTTGGATTCGCGAGCGGGTGATCTCTGCATCCGATCTCGACGCGGCAATGCGCGCACTCGATGCCGGCGATTCCGCAACCTATTCGGTGGCGTGGATCGATTGTGTCGCGCGCGGCAGGGATCTCGGCCGTTCGCTGATCTATCTCGGCGAGCACGCCGGCAAGGACGAACTCACCGACGGCGCCGCTTCATTTCCTGTCGGCAAGGATCCCGGCCTCGGCGTGCCTGTCGATCTGCCCGCGATGACGCTGAACCGCCACAGCATCCGCGCCTTCAACGAGCTGTATTACCGCATGGGCGCGCGGCGCGCCGGCGGCAGCCGGGTGGTCTCGCTCTATCCCTATTTCTTTCCGCTCGACAGTCTCAGGGACTGGAATCGCATCTATGGCAGGCGCGGCTTTCTCCAGCATCAATGCGTGATTCCGGAAGCCGGGGCGCGCGCCGTGCTCGCCGACATCCTCGGTCGCGTGGCGCGTCGCGGCGATGCCTCCTTTCTCGCGGTGTTGAAGAAGCTCGGCCATGGCGACGGCATCCTGTCGTTTCCGCTGCCCGGCTACACGCTGGCGCTGGATTTCCCTGTCCGAGGCGACATCCTGAATTTCCTCGACGAGATCGATCGTCTGGTCGTCGCCGCCAGCGGCCGGCTTTACCTGGCGAAAGACGCGCGCCAGTCGCGCGCGACGTTCGCCGTCGGCTATCCCGCTCTGTCGCGCTTCAACGCGATCCGCAAATCGCTCGATCCTGCCGGCAACATCCGCTCGAAGCTGTCACAACGTCTGTTTGATGAGGTCTAG
- a CDS encoding undecaprenyl-diphosphate phosphatase → MSDVIRAVILGIIEGVTEFLPVSSTGHLLIAERFFHLGEGAFWDSFTVLIQLGAILAIVGLYFRKLWDVVIGLFTGDADARRFVIGVLVAFLPAVIVGLVAGKYIKLVLFNPWVVCFTLIVGGAILLWVDKLELKPREHDATRFPLLMYLYIGIAQCVAMIPGVSRSGASIVAAMLLGADKRAAAEFSFFLAIPTMIGAFAYDFYKSRAEMTMDHINIVAIGFVVSFITAIIVVKTFLEYVTRHGFVVFAWWRVIVGTLGLIALALGR, encoded by the coding sequence ATGTCAGATGTAATACGGGCAGTGATCCTCGGCATCATCGAGGGCGTGACCGAGTTCCTTCCCGTGTCCTCGACCGGCCACCTCTTGATCGCCGAACGCTTCTTTCACCTTGGCGAAGGTGCCTTCTGGGATTCGTTTACGGTTCTGATCCAGCTGGGTGCGATCCTCGCGATCGTCGGGCTCTATTTCAGGAAGCTGTGGGATGTCGTCATCGGCCTGTTCACGGGCGATGCCGATGCGCGCCGTTTCGTGATCGGCGTGCTGGTGGCGTTCCTGCCGGCCGTCATCGTCGGCCTCGTCGCCGGCAAATACATCAAGCTCGTGCTGTTCAATCCGTGGGTCGTCTGCTTCACGCTGATCGTCGGCGGTGCGATCCTGCTCTGGGTCGACAAGCTCGAGCTCAAGCCGCGCGAGCACGACGCCACCCGGTTTCCGCTGCTGATGTATCTCTATATCGGCATCGCACAGTGCGTGGCGATGATCCCCGGCGTGTCGCGTTCCGGCGCCAGCATCGTGGCCGCCATGCTGCTCGGTGCGGACAAGCGCGCGGCGGCGGAGTTTTCCTTCTTTCTCGCCATCCCCACCATGATCGGCGCCTTCGCCTACGATTTCTACAAGAGCCGCGCCGAGATGACGATGGATCACATCAACATCGTCGCGATCGGCTTCGTGGTGTCGTTCATCACCGCGATCATCGTGGTCAAGACGTTCCTGGAATACGTCACCCGGCACGGCTTCGTGGTGTTCGCCTGGTGGCGCGTCATCGTCGGCACGCTCGGCCTGATCGCGCTGGCGCTGGGGCGTTAA
- a CDS encoding glutathione S-transferase family protein, giving the protein MFTLFHHPFCPHSRFIRLIAGEYGLDLKLVEERSWERREAFLLLNAAGTTPVMVDDEQPPIPGAAIIAEYVDEAYGAEMGPKRLIPETLAERVEVRRLMAWFNEKFFEEVSHPLVTERIYKRFMSEEDGGGPPSADVMRAAKANVRYHLAYIGWLAQTRNFLAGDRITYADLAAAAHLSAIDYLGDVPWSEDDAAKAWYARVKSRPSFRPLLSEWLAGVPASRTYVDLDF; this is encoded by the coding sequence ATGTTTACGCTGTTTCATCATCCGTTCTGTCCGCATTCGCGCTTCATCCGCCTGATCGCGGGCGAATACGGGCTCGACCTGAAGCTGGTCGAAGAGCGCAGCTGGGAGCGGCGCGAGGCGTTTCTGCTGCTCAACGCGGCGGGAACGACGCCTGTCATGGTGGACGACGAGCAGCCGCCGATTCCGGGCGCGGCCATCATCGCCGAATATGTCGATGAGGCCTATGGTGCCGAAATGGGACCCAAGCGCCTGATACCGGAGACGCTTGCCGAGCGCGTCGAGGTGCGCCGGCTCATGGCCTGGTTCAACGAAAAATTCTTCGAGGAGGTCTCGCACCCTCTCGTCACCGAGCGCATCTACAAGCGGTTCATGAGCGAGGAGGACGGCGGCGGCCCGCCTTCGGCCGACGTGATGCGCGCCGCCAAGGCAAACGTGCGCTATCATCTGGCCTATATCGGCTGGCTGGCGCAGACCCGCAACTTCCTCGCCGGCGACCGGATCACCTACGCGGATCTCGCCGCCGCGGCGCATCTCTCGGCGATCGACTATCTGGGCGACGTGCCATGGAGCGAGGACGACGCAGCAAAGGCGTGGTACGCGCGGGTGAAATCCCGCCCGTCCTTCCGTCCGCTGCTGAGCGAATGGCTGGCCGGCGTGCCGGCGTCGCGGACCTACGTGGACCTGGATTTCTGA
- the queG gene encoding tRNA epoxyqueuosine(34) reductase QueG, translated as MAGRRAGVADLRGPGFLNSDPTQLKTALTREARALGFDCIGITAPGTIESAGKYFLEFIASGGHGDMDWLAASPERRVDPRGLWSDVRSVIMLGVNYGPDQDPLAILKQRTRAAISVYAQGDDYHDLIKKRLKALARWLVATAPSDVKVFVDTAAVMEKPLAQAAHLGWQGKHTNLVSREFGSWLFLGAIYTTLELPRDDAEADHCGSCQACLDICPTAAFPAPYKLDARRCISYLTIENKGPIPHEFRKSIGNRIYGCDDCLAACPWNKFAQEGREAKLAARAELRAPALAELARLDDAAFRALFTKSPVKRIGRDRFLRNVLMAIGNSGDATLAEEAQRLLEDASPLVRGAAVWALGQLMAREEFDAMKSTAIAAENDESVREEWRAAS; from the coding sequence ATGGCTGGCCGGCGTGCCGGCGTCGCGGACCTACGTGGACCTGGATTTCTGAACTCCGATCCGACTCAACTGAAGACAGCGCTCACGCGCGAGGCGCGCGCGCTCGGCTTCGACTGCATCGGCATCACCGCGCCCGGCACGATCGAGAGCGCGGGAAAATACTTTCTCGAATTCATCGCTTCGGGCGGCCATGGCGACATGGACTGGCTCGCCGCAAGCCCCGAGCGCCGCGTCGATCCGCGCGGGCTGTGGAGCGACGTGCGCTCGGTGATCATGCTCGGCGTCAATTACGGCCCCGACCAGGATCCGCTCGCGATCCTGAAGCAGCGCACGCGCGCGGCGATCTCGGTCTATGCACAGGGCGACGACTATCACGACCTCATCAAGAAGCGGCTGAAGGCGCTGGCGCGCTGGCTGGTCGCAACCGCGCCGTCGGACGTGAAAGTATTCGTCGACACCGCGGCGGTGATGGAAAAGCCGCTGGCGCAAGCCGCGCATCTGGGTTGGCAAGGCAAGCACACCAATCTCGTCTCGCGCGAGTTCGGCTCCTGGCTGTTCCTCGGCGCGATCTACACCACGCTGGAGCTGCCGCGCGACGATGCGGAGGCCGACCATTGCGGCTCGTGCCAGGCCTGCCTCGACATCTGCCCGACCGCGGCGTTTCCCGCGCCTTACAAGCTGGATGCGCGGCGCTGCATCTCCTATCTCACCATCGAGAACAAGGGGCCGATCCCGCACGAATTCCGCAAGAGCATCGGCAATCGCATCTATGGCTGCGACGATTGTCTTGCCGCCTGTCCCTGGAACAAGTTCGCGCAGGAGGGGCGCGAGGCCAAGCTTGCCGCACGCGCCGAATTGCGCGCGCCTGCTCTGGCCGAGCTGGCCCGGCTCGACGACGCCGCGTTCCGCGCGCTGTTCACGAAGTCGCCGGTCAAGCGCATCGGCCGCGACCGGTTTCTGCGGAATGTGCTGATGGCGATCGGCAATTCCGGTGATGCGACGCTAGCCGAGGAGGCGCAGCGACTGCTGGAGGATGCGAGCCCGCTGGTGCGAGGGGCCGCGGTGTGGGCGCTGGGGCAGTTGATGGCGCGGGAAGAGTTTGATGCGATGAAGAGCACTGCGATCGCGGCCGAGAACGACGAGAGCGTGCGCGAGGAATGGCGCGCCGCTTCCTAA
- a CDS encoding acyl-CoA thioesterase domain-containing protein — translation MTNMPFFTRDGDTFHPTEAANGPWDPKSLHGRVIVGLLGFAIEERHSGPEFVPARLTVDMFRLPTIDKPIEVTTRLVRDGMRIRVVEAEFVSGGVSMARASCQLLRRTQNPDGNVWSPPNWDAPKPADIPKPTDPRLGMNGKWATRPIVGHMGSLGPRRLWMSEVRELVAGVRMTPFVHVATGADFASPFANAGDKGLGYINSDVTIYLHRLPATNWIGFEVVNHHATDGVAIGECWLYDEQGPIGTATVAALAQRKPMAKPPPP, via the coding sequence ATGACAAACATGCCTTTCTTCACGCGCGACGGCGATACATTCCATCCGACGGAAGCAGCCAATGGTCCCTGGGATCCGAAGTCGCTGCACGGTCGCGTCATCGTCGGCCTGCTCGGCTTTGCCATCGAGGAGCGCCATTCCGGCCCCGAATTCGTGCCGGCGCGGCTCACTGTCGACATGTTTCGGCTGCCGACCATCGACAAGCCGATCGAGGTGACGACGCGCCTGGTGCGCGACGGAATGCGCATCCGTGTGGTGGAGGCGGAGTTCGTTTCCGGCGGCGTCAGCATGGCCCGCGCTTCGTGCCAGCTGCTGCGACGGACGCAAAATCCTGATGGCAATGTCTGGTCGCCGCCGAATTGGGACGCACCGAAGCCGGCCGACATCCCGAAACCCACCGACCCCAGGCTCGGCATGAACGGCAAATGGGCGACGCGTCCCATCGTCGGCCATATGGGCTCGCTCGGTCCGCGCCGGCTCTGGATGAGCGAGGTGCGCGAGCTCGTTGCGGGCGTGCGGATGACGCCCTTCGTCCATGTCGCCACCGGCGCCGATTTCGCCAGCCCGTTTGCGAACGCGGGCGACAAGGGCCTCGGCTACATCAACAGCGACGTCACCATCTATCTGCACCGCCTGCCGGCCACGAACTGGATCGGTTTCGAGGTGGTGAACCATCATGCCACCGATGGCGTGGCCATCGGCGAATGCTGGCTCTACGACGAACAGGGCCCGATCGGTACCGCGACGGTCGCCGCGCTGGCGCAGCGCAAGCCAATGGCCAAGCCGCCTCCGCCGTAA
- a CDS encoding nuclear transport factor 2 family protein, which yields MTTTATLRAFCDAVEQRNGKAFAELFTEDGVYHDVFYGAFAGRAKIAEMIDDWFYRTASDFRWDMHDPVTDGTTLYARYTFSYRSTLPEAGGARAMFEGVAIMTLKGGRIASYHEVANTAPAFVDLKFAPERIAKIVGKQGAELKARPEMQRHLD from the coding sequence ATGACAACCACCGCCACGCTACGCGCCTTTTGCGACGCGGTCGAGCAGCGCAACGGCAAGGCGTTTGCCGAGCTGTTCACCGAGGACGGCGTCTATCACGACGTCTTCTACGGCGCCTTCGCCGGCCGTGCGAAGATCGCCGAGATGATCGACGATTGGTTCTATCGCACGGCGAGCGATTTCCGCTGGGACATGCATGACCCCGTCACTGACGGCACCACGCTCTATGCGCGCTACACGTTCAGCTATCGCTCGACCTTGCCCGAGGCGGGCGGCGCGCGGGCGATGTTCGAGGGCGTCGCGATCATGACGCTGAAGGGCGGCAGGATCGCGAGCTATCACGAGGTCGCCAACACCGCGCCGGCGTTCGTCGATCTGAAGTTTGCGCCCGAGCGGATCGCGAAGATCGTCGGCAAGCAGGGCGCCGAGCTGAAGGCGCGGCCGGAGATGCAGCGGCACCTGGATTAA